A DNA window from Pogona vitticeps strain Pit_001003342236 chromosome 2, PviZW2.1, whole genome shotgun sequence contains the following coding sequences:
- the POC5 gene encoding centrosomal protein POC5, whose translation MSSSEEKTTSPVLPKDSDRGSSVSSDLQDEYEELLRYAIVTPKFKPSTLRPSDHTDSHQKSAGKSPVMDEHRHETGGVNWRKHGRKPDFPTTTRTTRIEVSASVKEPAHTDMEGLCPVRLEESSSQGSSSSQQDLQESNVTDLSLSDERVTQIESILDLWSGSLKTNVLTELRKWKLHFIEHHTLEMRQEREKHAAHVRQLTNQMENLKELLHTYEISIGRKDEVIANLTHAIEKQKDRIELMKKFTKWRLQHILGRQEARHEVYTKRLADRLYEMALLKKAWVVWRSRIHIKWKDTLERACQSSAESVRVELSNDYETKLQELNAALEEARAEIIEMQNKKHDYEDAMKKAFMRGVCALNMEAMTIFQGKEFKFDHVVDPSDKRGEPSTSSGGPTGKLPPSQFDRPLPSSSSSPPPPPPHPPPPTAAPGAAPTEDLFSSHQSHAITSQTRLDSAVVLIGSGTATGSGTVSIPKLPMTRVVTSAQQKAGRTITARITGRSDVVPKNRIYSNLDVLGVSPPMNSVVVEKHHPVNQHTISQATAAKYPRTLHQFSNAVSMRPPGHSGKTHTQTPSSIQSIKVVD comes from the exons ATGTCTTCATCTGAAGAGAAAACCACAAGTCCTGTTTTGCCAAAAGACTCCGATCGAGGCAGTTCTGTCTCTTCAGATCTTCAG GATGAATATGAAGAGCTGCTTCGCTATGCTATAGTTACCCCAAAGTTTAAGCCAAGTACATTACGACCGTCGGATCATACAGATAGTCATCAGAAGTCTGCAG GAAAAAGTCCAGTAATGGATGAACACAGACATGAAACAGGAGGTGTAAATTGGAGGAAACATGGAAGAAAGCCTGATTTTCCAACAACTACTCGAACAACCAGAATAGAAG TTTCAGCATCAGTAAAGGAGCCAGCTCATACAGACATGGAAGGACTTTGCCCTGTCCGTTTGGAAGAAAGTTCTTCTCAAGGGTCCTCATCTAGTCAACAAGATCTTCAGGAGTCAAATGTGACCGATTTAAGCCTTTCAGATGAAAGAGTGACCCAGATAGAGAGCATCCTTGATCTCTGGAGTGGAAGTCTTAAG ACCAATGTTCTCACAGAACTGAGGAAATGGAAGCTTCATTTTATTGAGCATCACACACTAGAAATGAgacaagaaagggaaaaacatgcGGCTCATGTCAGACAATTGACTAATCAAATGGAGAACTTGAAAGAGCTGCTACATACTTATGAAATTTCAATAGGGAGGAAGGACGAG gtaATAGCAAATTTGACACATGCTATAGAGAAACAGAAGGATAGGATAGAGCTAATGAAGAAATTCACAAAGTGGCGCCTTCAGCATATTTTAGGGAGACAAGAAGCCAGACATGAG GTATATACAAAAAGGCTGGCTGACCGGCTTTATGAAAtggctttgttgaaaaaagcATGGGTGGTCTGGCGCTCTCGCATTCATATAAAATGGAAAGATACAttagaaagagcctgtcagtcaAGTGCTGAATCTGTACGTGTCGAGTTATCCAATGACTATGAAACTAAACTTCAGGAG TTGAATGCTGCACTGGAAGAGGCAAGGGCAGAGATCAtagaaatgcagaacaaaaagcACGATTATGAAGATGCCATGAAGAAGGCATTCATGCGTGGGGTCTGTGCACTGAATATGGAAGCAATGACAATATTTCAGGGCAAAGAGTTCAAATTTGACCATG TAGTGGATCCGTCAGACAAGAGAGGCGAACCCAGTACCAGCTCTGGTGGCCCTACAGGGAAACTCCCTCCATCTCAGTTTGATCGGCCTTTACCATCCAGCTCCTCCTCGCCGCCACCTCCGCCACCCCATCCTCCACCTCCAACAGCAGCTCCTGGTGCTGCTCCCACAGAAGATCTG TTTTCTTCTCACCAGAGTCATGCAATTACCTCACAGACGAGATTAGATTCAGCTGTTGTATTAATAGGCTCTGGCACTGCCACAGGATCAGGCACTGTGTCCATTCCAAAATTG CCCATGACTAGGGTTGTGACATCAGCACAGCAGAAGGCAGGAAGGACAATCACTGCTAGAATCACTGGCCGATCAGATGTTGTACCAAAGAATCGGATTTACAGCAACCTCGACGTGTTGGGCGTTTCTCCTCCCATGAATTCTGTGGTTGTGGAAAAACACCATCCGGTCAATCAA